From a region of the Paenibacillus sp. FSL R10-2734 genome:
- a CDS encoding MarR family transcriptional regulator → MTHSFENLPNKDILIKKLIEMIPQLQKRFQSEDDEEKAWLIQNCSNPLIIDFLQDSTVMMLHVIDAIGQLEPVNGTTISKHFGIPKGSVSKITRKLVLQQIIRTEFLPDNKKEVLFLTTPLGKEIFVLHQALHKEMNKGINRFLQRYNTDELLFLIQAFEDTLEASWVHSESVAEEELLNVGESLEAMEIDEMSQIVDMLNQLDTRNLKKAKAILQDVFFTSFE, encoded by the coding sequence GTGACGCATTCTTTCGAGAACTTACCTAATAAGGATATTTTGATAAAAAAACTGATAGAGATGATTCCCCAATTACAAAAGCGATTTCAATCGGAGGATGATGAAGAGAAGGCGTGGTTGATTCAGAACTGTAGTAATCCCCTTATCATTGATTTCCTCCAAGACTCCACAGTCATGATGCTGCATGTAATAGATGCAATTGGACAGCTTGAGCCGGTGAATGGCACTACCATTTCGAAGCATTTCGGAATTCCGAAAGGTAGCGTGTCCAAAATCACTAGAAAATTAGTTCTGCAGCAAATTATTCGCACGGAGTTTCTCCCCGATAATAAAAAAGAAGTGCTGTTTCTTACAACACCTCTAGGGAAAGAAATATTCGTTTTGCATCAGGCTCTACATAAGGAGATGAATAAAGGGATAAATCGGTTTCTACAGAGATATAACACAGATGAATTGTTATTTCTGATCCAAGCGTTCGAGGATACTTTGGAAGCCTCATGGGTTCATTCGGAATCGGTTGCTGAAGAAGAACTACTAAATGTTGGAGAATCTCTTGAGGCAATGGAAATCGATGAAATGAGTCAAATCGTAGACATGCTTAACCAACTTGATACACGCAATCTTAAGAAAGCTAAGGCCATTCTTCAAGATGTGTTTTTTACCTCTTTTGAGTAG
- a CDS encoding YafY family protein translates to MKKSERLPDMMRYLNSREFFNLSDLMDKYNISKSTALRDISSLEQLGMPIYSEHGRHGRYGLLKNRLLSPIIFTMDEVYALYFAMLTLESYQSTPFHLSVNKLNEKFEHCLSNTQINQIHKMKKVLQFEMYQHKHVSRFLDKILASILNESAYNIEYTKNNQTKSYAVQFFKISAKFGQWYAAGIELDSNKHRVFRCDRITFIAEEERTAHYSIEELLSRSLEFYQSENSIHFEVEIAEQAKDIFYKEHYPSMEIEAGSKTVIKGFYNPGEEDFLANYFMRYGQYVRAVKPESLKQIIQDKLEQLLTHYGKL, encoded by the coding sequence ATGAAGAAATCCGAACGCTTACCTGACATGATGAGATACTTAAACAGTCGGGAATTTTTTAATTTAAGTGACCTCATGGATAAATACAATATTTCAAAAAGCACAGCGCTACGTGATATTAGTTCCTTAGAACAATTAGGTATGCCCATTTATTCGGAGCATGGTAGACACGGACGTTATGGACTTTTAAAAAATAGATTGTTATCCCCTATTATTTTCACGATGGATGAGGTGTATGCACTGTACTTTGCCATGCTTACATTAGAGTCTTATCAATCTACACCTTTTCATTTAAGTGTTAATAAGCTAAACGAGAAGTTTGAGCACTGTCTATCAAATACACAAATCAACCAGATTCATAAAATGAAAAAGGTCCTACAATTTGAAATGTATCAGCATAAGCATGTTAGTCGTTTTTTAGATAAAATTCTAGCAAGTATTCTGAATGAGAGTGCCTATAACATTGAATATACAAAAAATAACCAGACCAAAAGCTACGCTGTTCAATTTTTCAAAATTTCCGCGAAGTTTGGTCAATGGTATGCTGCTGGAATAGAGTTGGATTCGAATAAACATAGAGTTTTTAGATGCGATCGAATCACCTTTATAGCGGAAGAGGAACGCACAGCCCACTATTCTATAGAAGAACTTCTTAGTCGTTCATTAGAATTTTATCAATCCGAGAACAGTATTCACTTTGAAGTTGAGATTGCGGAGCAAGCCAAGGATATTTTTTATAAAGAGCATTATCCCTCTATGGAAATAGAAGCTGGCTCGAAAACAGTCATAAAGGGATTCTATAATCCAGGCGAAGAAGATTTTCTAGCTAATTATTTCATGCGTTATGGTCAGTATGTTAGAGCGGTGAAGCCTGAATCCTTGAAACAAATAATTCAGGATAAGCTAGAACAACTCTTAACTCACTATGGAAAATTATAA
- a CDS encoding NAD(P)H-dependent oxidoreductase gives MNVLIIFDHPYGASASENIPHQRSYSAALLASVMRGLTTKGHTIDLIDLHADGFDPVMSREELAAWRQKKTTDPLVANYQQRLMAADHIVFIFPIWWEAMPALTKGFLDKVFAKGIVYEEIKPGRPFKCLLTNLKGVSLLTVMNTPDFFYRWIFGNPITKILFRGTFRKMGIRKNLRWNNYAGMSDRSLEERVKHLNKTEQRFARLE, from the coding sequence ATGAATGTCTTAATTATTTTTGATCATCCATATGGAGCATCAGCGTCCGAGAATATCCCACATCAGCGAAGCTATTCCGCAGCCTTATTAGCCTCCGTAATGCGAGGTCTTACCACCAAAGGTCACACGATTGATCTTATCGATCTGCATGCCGATGGATTTGATCCAGTCATGTCGCGCGAAGAACTTGCTGCTTGGCGGCAAAAGAAAACCACCGACCCCCTAGTCGCCAATTATCAGCAACGGCTTATGGCAGCAGATCATATCGTCTTCATATTCCCCATTTGGTGGGAGGCCATGCCCGCTCTCACCAAAGGCTTTCTTGATAAGGTATTCGCGAAAGGCATTGTCTACGAGGAAATTAAACCTGGACGGCCCTTCAAATGCTTGCTCACGAATCTTAAAGGAGTGTCACTGCTGACCGTAATGAACACTCCCGACTTCTTTTATCGCTGGATTTTTGGCAACCCCATCACCAAAATTCTGTTCAGAGGGACCTTCCGCAAAATGGGAATACGGAAGAACCTCCGTTGGAATAATTATGCCGGGATGTCAGATCGCAGCTTAGAAGAACGGGTGAAGCATCTTAATAAAACAGAACAACGTTTTGCACGACTAGAGTAG